One Sulfurirhabdus autotrophica DNA window includes the following coding sequences:
- a CDS encoding F0F1 ATP synthase subunit gamma, with product MSRRRNLQQRVESLGEIQSIMGAMKNLAFMETRKLAQFLTSQQQSVASIELAANDFVSFYGNTLPQHKAINEVYLVIGSERGFCGDFNEKLVEVVFSYQPDMTIQPPIVAIGNRLESKLRNQPSLVTIIEGASVTEEVEPIITQIANRLVEMQKALTQGTVLGVTAFYHSDEANGIKVRRLLPLPKTTQPDLHYSHPPLLNLAPLEFYAGLTEHYLYAALHETIYSSLMVENRYRLEHMDNAIRQMDKKLSQLKLKYNALRQEEIIEEIEIIMLSVETLTSSTT from the coding sequence AAACCTGGCATTTATGGAAACCAGAAAACTCGCTCAATTTTTAACGTCCCAGCAACAATCAGTTGCTTCAATTGAACTGGCCGCAAACGATTTTGTCAGTTTTTATGGCAATACCTTGCCCCAGCATAAAGCAATAAACGAAGTGTATTTAGTCATTGGATCAGAACGTGGATTCTGTGGTGACTTCAATGAAAAACTGGTTGAAGTGGTATTCTCATACCAGCCAGATATGACGATCCAACCTCCTATTGTTGCAATTGGCAACCGGCTTGAGTCCAAGCTTCGCAACCAACCTTCTTTGGTAACAATCATTGAAGGTGCCAGCGTAACGGAAGAAGTAGAGCCCATCATCACCCAAATAGCTAACCGTCTGGTAGAAATGCAAAAGGCGCTGACACAAGGCACTGTACTGGGGGTTACAGCTTTTTATCATAGCGACGAAGCAAACGGTATTAAAGTTCGGCGCCTGTTGCCATTACCCAAAACCACACAACCTGATCTGCATTATTCTCACCCACCGCTACTCAACCTTGCACCGTTGGAGTTTTACGCAGGGCTCACAGAACACTACCTCTATGCAGCCCTCCACGAAACCATATACAGCTCGCTCATGGTAGAAAACCGCTACCGGCTTGAACACATGGATAACGCCATTCGCCAGATGGATAAAAAACTCAGCCAACTTAAATTAAAATACAACGCCCTGCGACAGGAAGAAATCATAGAAGAAATTGAAATCATTATGCTCAGTGTAGAAACGCTGACGTCTTCAACAACTTGA